In one Chionomys nivalis chromosome 13, mChiNiv1.1, whole genome shotgun sequence genomic region, the following are encoded:
- the LOC130885458 gene encoding probable G-protein coupled receptor 141, translating into MDVMNGTIMSNGSSTDQDYCNAFCRIILITVYSVVLFGGTVGTVMMSYMMFKRNSQSAIATIIINIIVLHFLLLISLPFRLSYYLSAVWKLGSFACRVVSGLIYGHMYFTFVFYVAIVILRLLIYFKKLQMQQLQKFHAVVLSIIIWMVGSFIFLPIFFLQYGTDPSYTEQQQRCFEFHRSLNCTDTIIINYSVIAIMMTTVLCLFLIQLAVILCLIRDYWPDMWAHQDYRAQIKSFFFLVVIVVCFIPHHAFRVYFIQNYPKEKNSKLILYNEICVALTAFCCLDMLCFIGGIIH; encoded by the coding sequence ATGGATGTGATGAATGGAACCATAATGTCAAATGGCTCAAGCACGGACCAAGACTACTGTAATGCCTTCTGCAGAATTATTCTGATAACAGTCTATAGTGTGGTTTTATTTGGAGGCACCGTTGGAACAGTTATGATGTCATATATGATGTTCAAAAGGAATAGCCAATCAGCGATTGCCACGATCATCATTAATATCATTGTGCTGCACTTTCTCCTCCTGATTAGTCTGCCATTCCGCCTCAGCTACTATCTCTCAGCAGTCTGGAAGCTTGGGTCTTTTGCCTGCCGAGTGGTTAGTGGCCTCATATATGGTCATATGtactttacttttgttttctatgtGGCCATTGTCATACTTCGGTTGCTCATCTATTTTAAGAAACTCCAAATGCAACAGCTACAAAAGTTCCATGCTGTGGTTCTAAGTATTATTATTTGGATGGTAGGAAGCTTCATCTTTTTGCCAATCTTTTTTTTACAGTATGGCACAGATCCAAGTTACACAGAGCAACAACAACGATGTTTTGAGTTTCACAGATCTCTCAACTGTACAGATACCATCATCATAAACTACTCTGTAATTGCCATTATGATGACCACAGTTCTGTGCCTCTTTCTGATACAGCTCGCTGTAATTCTTTGTTTGATAAGAGACTATTGGCCTGATATGTGGGCCCATCAGGATTACCGAGCTCAAATCAAGAGTTTCTTCTTCCTGGTAGTCATCGTTGTCTGCTTCATACCCCACCATGCATTCAGggtatattttattcaaaattaccCAAAGGAAAAGAATTCTAAATTGATACTTTACAATGAAATTTGTGTTGCTTTAACGGCCTTCTGCTGCCTGGACATGTTGTGTTTCATAGGTGGCATCATCCATTAG